One window of Amaranthus tricolor cultivar Red isolate AtriRed21 chromosome 11, ASM2621246v1, whole genome shotgun sequence genomic DNA carries:
- the LOC130826746 gene encoding uncharacterized protein LOC130826746, which produces MQCNRRFVTAACVVERVVLMSSSLVDAPALDNAEACESLVSQIAELHKGSLCDDGNWLTDNDEEADEALYLDREGKRRCEEFYNAGYRGGVAAGTNDAAQDGFNQGFKESVMVGYKWGIIKGLTSAFTHIPKDLQLKLVESEDKRENFLNLSEAVNSIGNEDALKLFNDGIQ; this is translated from the exons ATGCAGTGCAACCGCCGTTTCGTCACCGCTG CTTGCGTGGTGGAGCGTGTAGTTCTTATGTCGTCATCTTTAGTAGATGCCCCTGCTCTTGATAATGCAGAAGCTTGTGAATCATTAGTTTCCCAGA TTGCTGAGCTTCATAAAGGTAGCTTATGTGATGATGGAAATTGGCTGACTGACAATGATGAGGAAGCAGATGAAGCATTATATTTAGATCGTGAAGGGAAAAGGAGGTGTGAGGAGTTTTATAAT GCTGGATACCGGGGTGGTGTAGCAGCAGGAACAAATGATGCTGCTCAAGATGGTTTTAATCAGGGTTTCAAGGAGTCAGTGATGGTCGGATACAAATGGGGCATTATTAAGGGTCTTACCAG TGCCTTCACTCATATCCCGAAAGACCTGCAGCTGAAACTTGTTGAATCTGAAGATAAGAGAGAAAATTTTCTGAACTTGAGTGAGGCTGTGAATTCCATTGGAAATGAAGATGCATTAAAACTCTTTAATGATGGAATCCAATGA
- the LOC130826745 gene encoding uncharacterized protein LOC130826745, with amino-acid sequence MLLSAVGRDPNEQMYPLAWAVVEGENNGSWQWFISELKKCVPHDNSKDWIVISDEHQSILRAVQLELPKAEHRHCARHIYANWNKSFKGEELKLLFWRCVKAYNLADFEEAITEMEDVNPVAVDAFRKCGPHLFCRSFVKLDGKCDVILSNMVETFNNYIMNARSHHLIDMLEDIRTMLTKRIANKKEEALKKWKGLLCPKVQKTLDSEKQEAAKCNVIPSTSTRFLVAYCMDVLEVDIENRTCTCKKWDLRGIPCCHAVASIFYLYKEVESFVDQCYTREAYLRAYEGNINPCIGERHWPKIDKPIDPPPIKIGPGRPRKNRIKDPHEDLKKPGKLSRHGVQMTCGICNTVGHNKRKCPENGKAVEQPPPLKRSRGRPKKIVDVATNTPELSHHNLSAQPSSLGKGNRTIRVGEGSRGGRTSSASGRSGVSTAKRGKPKKNPSEIISTQTSTTKN; translated from the exons ATGCTATTAAGTGCAGTTGGGAGAGACCCTAACGAGCAAATGTATCCATTGGCGTGGGCTGTTGTTGAGGGTGAAAACAATGGATCATGGCAATGGTTCATTTCTGAATTGAAGAAGTGTGTGCCTCATGATAATAGTAAAGACTGGATAGTAATATCAGATGAACACCAG AGCATTTTGAGGGCAGTCCAGCTGGAGCTTCCAAAAGCAGAACATAGGCATTGTGCTAGGCACATCTACGCAAATTGGAACAAGTCATTCAAAGGGGAAGAGTTGAAATTACTGTTTTGGAGATGTGTCAAAGCATACAACTTGGCTGATTTTGAGGAAGCAATTACGGAGATGGAGGATGTTAATCCGGTTGCTGTTGATGCCTTTAGGAAATGTGGTCCACACTTGTTTTGTAGATCTTTTGTCAAATTAGATGGAAAATGTGATGTTATTTTGAGCAATATGGTAGAAACTTTTAACAATTACATCATGAATGCTAGATCCCATCATTTAATAGATATGCTTGAAGATATTAGAACAATGCTAACGAAGAGGATAGCTAATAAGAAGGAAGAGGCATTGAAGAAGTGGAAGGGTTTGTTATGTCCTAAAGTACAAAAAACGTTAGATTCAGAGAAGCAAGAAGCAGCTAAGTGCAATGTTATTCCTTCAACATCGACTCGTTTCCTAGTAGCCTATTGTATGGATGTTTTAGAGgttgatattgaaaatagaaCTTGTACTTGCAAGAAATGGGATTTAAGAGGGATTCCATGTTGTCATGCAGTTGCATCTATTTTTTACTTGTACAAGGAGGTTGAGTCATTCGTTGATCAGTGCTACACTAGAGAGGCTTATTTGAGAGCCTATGAAGGAAACATCAATCCTTGTATTGGCGAGAGGCATTGGCCTAAAATTGACAAACCGATCGATCCTCCTCCAATTAAGATTGGTCCTGGTAGACCACGAAAAAACAGAATCAAGGATCCGCATGAAGATCTTAAAAAACCAGGAAAGCTCTCAAGACACGGGGTTCAAATGACATGTGGCATTTGCAATACGGTTGGACATAACAAAAGGAAATGTCCAGAAAATGGTAAAGCAGTTGAGCAACCACCTCCATTGAAAAGAAGTAGAGGAAGACCGAAAAAGATTGTTGATGTCGCAACGAACACACCAGAGTTATCTCATCACAACTTGTCTGCACAACCGAGTTCTTTAGGTAAAGGCAACAGGACAATTAGAGTAGGGGAGGGGAGTAGAGGGGGTAGGACTAGTAGTGCAAGCGGAAGGAGTGGTGTCAGTACTGCTAAAAGGGGAAAGCCTAAGAAGAACCCTTCTGAAATAATATCAACCCAAACATCGACAACAAAGAATTGA
- the LOC130827122 gene encoding laccase-3-like translates to MELHTTKCSRPHFFGLSIFLAFVVCLASAEIHYHKFVIQPTPVKRLCNNHVIMTVNGQFPGPTIEARNGDTLIIQVTNSGKYDITLHWHGIRQMRTPWADGPEYVTQCPIKPGGTYTYRYTVVEQEGTFWWHAHSKWLRATVYGALIIYPKLGSSYPFSKPAREFPLILGEWWNRDPMQVLRQSMITGAAPNVSDAYTINGQPGDLYRCSSQDTTIFPIQAGETILLRLINAALNQQLFFSIANHQMTIVEADAAYNKPFTTNIVMIGPGQTTNILITANQPPARYYVAATAYASAPGVAFDNTTTTAILEYRTSSSSSIRPILPQLPAWNDTNTANSFSSRFRSIYHGKVPLQIDENLFFTISLGSINCSRPSFRCQAPNNTRFTASMNNVSFVLPRRNSILQAMYQNTPGIFTTDFPAVPPLQFDYTGNVSRGLWTPVRGTKLYRLKFGSSVQIVLQNTNIVTVEDHPMHLHGYHFFVVGTGKGNFNPRTDPARFNLVDPPVRNTVGTTPGGWVAIRFVADNPGVWLMHCHLDVHIGWGLAMVFLVENGVGELQTLEAPPLDLPQCF, encoded by the exons ATGGAGTTGCATACCACAAAATGTAGCCGACCCCACTTTTTTGGATTGTCGATATTTTTAGCATTTGTGGTTTGCTTAGCGAGCGCAGAGATACACTACCATAAGTTTGTT ATTCAACCAACACCAGTGAAGAGGCTGTGCAACAACCATGTGATTATGACAGTAAATGGGCAGTTTCCGGGGCCAACCATAGAGGCTCGCAACGGAGACACTCTCATTATCCAAGTCACTAATTCAGGCAAATACGACATCACTCTTCACTG GCATGGAATACGTCAAATGAGAACACCATGGGCAGATGGACCGGAATACGTAACACAATGTCCAATTAAACCAGGAGGAACATACACGTACCGATACACCGTTGTAGAACAAGAGGGCACATTTTGGTGGCATGCTCATAGCAAATGGTTACGAGCTACTGTCTATGGAGCTTTAATTATTTACCCCAAGCTAGGATCTTCTTACCCTTTCTCTAAGCCTGCTAGAGAATTTCCTCTAATTCTTG GTGAATGGTGGAACAGAGACCCGATGCAAGTCCTTCGACAGTCAATGATAACAGGAGCAGCTCCAAACGTGTCTGATGCATACACTATCAATGGTCAACCTGGTGATTTATATCGCTGCTCTAGTCAAG ATACAACTATCTTCCCTATTCAAGCTGGTGAAACCATTCTCCTCCGGCTCATCAACGCTGCACTCAATCAACAACTATTTTTCTCTATCGCCAACCACCAAATGACTATTGTAGAAGCAGACGCGGCATACAATAAACCATTCACCACCAACATTGTCATGATCGGACCAGGCCAAACGACAAACATCTTAATCACTGCAAACCAACCACCAGCTCGGTACTATGTAGCAGCCACAGCCTATGCAAGCGCACCTGGTGTAGCATTCGACAACACCACAACCACAGCAATCCTCGAGTACAGAACATCAAGTTCTTCCTCAATTAGGCCAATCTTACCACAATTACCAGCATGGAATGATACAAACACTGCCAACTCATTTTCCTCTCGGTTTAGGAGTATTTATCATGGAAAAGTCCCACTCCAAATCGATGAAAACCTATTTTTCACTATAAGTCTCGGATCAATCAATTGTTCTCGCCCAAGTTTCCGGTGCCAAGCGCCTAATAACACAAGATTTACTGCTAGTATGAACAATGTTTCCTTTGTTCTACCAAGACGAAACTCTATATTACAAGCAATGTACCAAAATACACCCGGGATTTTCACCACAGACTTCCCTGCAGTGCCCCCATTGCAATTTGATTACACCGGAAATGTTAGTCGTGGGCTTTGGACTCCTGTTCGGGGTACAAAGTTATACAGGTTGAAATTTGGATCCTCTGTGCAAATTGTATTACAGAACACAAATATTGTTACAGTTGAAGATCATCCTATGCATCTTCATGGTTACCATTTCTTTGTTGTTGGTACGGGTAAAGGGAATTTTAATCCAAGAACCGATCCTGCTAGATTCAATCTCGTTGATCCACCAGTAAGGAATACGGTTGGTACTACACCTGGTGGATGGGTTGCTATTCGATTTGTTGCTGATAATCCAG GAGTTTGGCTAATGCATTGTCACCTTGATGTTCATATTGGGTGGGGATTGGCTATGGTGTTCTTGGTCGAGAACGGTGTTGGTGAGTTACAAACCTTAGAAGCACCTCCACTTGATCTTCCTCAATGTTTTTGA